TCAACATGCCCACTATGGGTATGTCCAAAGAATCCCAAAATTATTTGATCATATTTGGTACATACCTGGAAAAGTGTGCTGAGGATGGATTCGACCGCTCCTGGATGACCATTTGATAATGCAAATATGTAGTCCtgggcaccttcatcaaaagtGAACGTTTCTTGATATTCAACTGGAATTGACCGTGAAACAACATCcctgaactcttctttgtcataaaataaaccaataggtggtgagtATTGCTGGCTTTGTGGCGTCAATGAGATGCATTGTTGGTTAGAAAGTCTGACTGGAGTGAAaaatgtttgatctgggcctgtttcTGGACTGCcataagagcagaaaagacatagtcgaaaatTATAACCAAAAAGAGATGACTGTCTCCCTTTGaggattgtgttccagagcacaTCATCACTGTAGGTCatctgtgcctcatccacgaGAATAACAGTGTTCGATGTCAGAACCCAAGAGAGGTCATGTTTGGATTCTGATGAAGTTGTGGTGAAACTAGTGGTTGGTGCACCTTCTAGTTCttcattccatttctcaACAAGCTTGACAAGACTGTCCCAAGGATTCTTAAAATCGAGACCTTCCCATTTTTTGATCAAGGaaacccttcttcccccttTGCGATAGTGTTGCCTCAGAAGTTCAGAGAGATatgttttcccactggctggagttccacgcacatggactatgttcacatcatccaaaatggccgcGAGTTCTGACACTGTACGCTCTCGAGGACATACATGTGGATCCTCTGTGATAAGCCGTTTCGGAGATAAATCCACTATCATATATACATGTTAATTATAAGTATGAAaagatcattaagaatgagatattctcaccaccttgtgattcagagcgcttccgtttccgtgTAGTGGTATctccgctcacaacaacaacaatatccacatttggatccttgctttcagggAAGAGTGGGCTGGTCgtgatcattcggcgtggatgtagaaattcaccatttttcacatcaaactcctcttcataaTTGAGTTGCACAACAGGGCAGTAGAGCTTGAGGTTTCGGGCTGTTGTATCCTTGATTTCTTCTTTGATGTCTTCCCAAATCTTCTTTTTGAGCGTCTCAATATCGTCTTGATCTGCAAAACACTCTATGGAGAATGactgctgaagatcatcaGATAAAGCACACCATAATTTGCGAGTACGccgtcgagacattgtcaaagattggattggattgagcacccagctggtgatggcagcGGCCATTGTAAGATAGGGACTAGAAGTGTACCTGCCTGACGAGAATaaggattgcacctgcctgatgagaacaagagttgcacctgcctaataagGGCGAGAAATGCAACTGCCTGACAAACAATACTGTAAGAAGAGGGTTGCTGGGCGGCCTTGTTGCACACAGGCAGGCGATATGTGTCAGTTTTCCATCCAAAATCTTCAAGTCAAGCCGCGAAAGAAATTTGCAGGGAATAGGATGTAgtgagatgagagatgatcATCAGTCTAGATCACCACCGCTGCTGTTgccgccaaggaatgtgagcatgtgatattagtgtgctgattggttgattggttgattacGTCGTCCATCTTTCCAGCGGCGGGAGTACGCATGAGTCGTTGGGTGGCATGGACCCGAAATAACGTTCTTATCATATGACTCAGTACGCATAGGATCTCTCAACTATGCTGTTAATATTAAATTTACTTCATAACAATTTCTATTTATCAGATGGCTGCCATTTTAGGTCGTCATTTGGTAACACGTGCTCTGTGCCTTTCACCACGGCTATGTGTTTACGACCACGCACCCCGATCCCAACTTCTTGTTTCAGGGCCCCATTATGGGCGTTCCCATCTTCTCTGCCTTTCAACAAAGGCTCACCTTTTGCTTCACCATCACGGTTGCAGTCGCCGTTACGTGAGAGCGCTGAAGATGGCCTCATGGCACTGTAATAGAGCCCAGGCCGCCATGGCGCCCACTCTTTTATCGAGGCCACTTCCCTCTAGGTTTGTCCCTCAATTTTCCACTCATCCTTGATCCTTCCATCTTCCTATCTTCCCATATATTATCATTCTGGGTTGCTATATTTACGAGCATTCTTTCCATATACCGTTTATTCTGTGACTTAAAGGCGGCTAAGTGCCTGAATAGCCAGGTGCCTTTGAAGCAGTTAGTCAACTGACTAATGATCGATGTTTGAGGGGTCAGAGCCATCGTCCTGTTTTCTTCTTTGTTTCCATCTCCTACACACCCGATTTAGATAACGTTGCTTTAAACACAACCTGATCAAGCATCATGGTAAATACCCTAGAATCGCTATGCAAAGTATCTTCGAACTGTAATGCAGGTTGAACCAACGCTAGAAGGCTTACCAATGGAGTTGCGCATCCACATCTTATTCAAAACCCATGATCTCAGTTCTCTTCGATCGCTTGTTTTTGCATCGCCAAAGTATCACCAAGCGTATCAGTTTGTCCGCCATGAACTTCTGCAGAATCTTCTCAAGACATCTTATGATGGGCTTGTGGATATTGCAGATGCCATAGCTGCTGTTCGCTCACGAGGGCTGTACGCGGTCCATGAATCATTCCGCGAACGAATCATTGCTCTTTTGGATGAGCGACGACGAAGCGATGACATCCATCAATTAAGCGTATCATCAACGGAGATTTTGCCAGATCAGCCTGCAAATGTTGACGAAACGATTCAACTGCTACATCTTCATCGGATGGCCAGTTTTCTGCTTGAGGATTACTCCAGAACAGCCATGTGTCCTAAATGGATGGAAAGTGC
This region of Aspergillus chevalieri M1 DNA, chromosome 4, nearly complete sequence genomic DNA includes:
- a CDS encoding crinkler effector domain-containing protein (COG:S;~EggNog:ENOG410PPVP;~InterPro:IPR027417), encoding MAAAITSWVLNPIQSLTMSRRRTRKLWCALSDDLQQSFSIECFADQDDIETLKKKIWEDIKEEIKDTTARNLKLYCPVVQLNYEEEFDVKNGEFLHPRRMITTSPLFPESKDPNVDIVVVVSGDTTTRKRKRSESQGVDLSPKRLITEDPHVCPRERTVSELAAILDDVNIVHVRGTPASGKTYLSELLRQHYRKGGRRVSLIKKWEGLDFKNPWDSLVKLVEKWNEELEGAPTTSFTTTSSESKHDLSWVLTSNTVILVDEAQMTYSDDVLWNTILKGRQSSLFGYNFRLCLFCSYGSPETGPDQTFFTPVRLSNQQCISLTPQSQQYSPPIGLFYDKEEFRDVVSRSIPVEYQETFTFDEGAQDYIFALSNGHPGAVESILSTLFQTYRHKIKHRHIKTLTEDHVIWFLEDTGTVFQKLSTQPVNRSFPDISRATNGICNTLCKITEEGSIPFDINNASIKFCYQKGWIHRVALDGGDIAVLPSRLHEKYIEYWIGKMSIPLPARFDSLPKLCKEVLREFSITILRHSAEGKKISTASQPRPVESQYQDEFHRGFVHVAGLGVPISSEWSRTKDGRVDFYIPEKKWAIELLRDHNRVDEHISRFKDGGKYHPWLKENMIKDWIIIDCATSLPTREFSEPRLWHAVFINDYSELQLYNHQKAPIMSVHLHI